GTGCTCAATGCTGACTCCGATGAGAAGCGCTGCTCCAAGTGCGGGCGGGTACTTCCGGGCTGGTCGGATACGTGCATTGTGTGCGTGGACAAGAGCCGGGTGCTGAAACGCATCGCCGGCTATGGCAGACCGTACTGGCCGCTGCTCAGCGTGGCGCTGCTCCTGTCACTGATGACCACCGCCACCACGCTGGTGCCCCCGTATCTGTCGGGGACGCTGGTGGATGATGTGCTCACCCCGCCGTCGAAACACCCCGAATGGCTGCTGCCAGTGATCCTGGCCATGCTGGGTGCGCGGGTGGTCGCGATGCTCATCGGCATGGGCCGCGGGTGGATCATGGTGTGGCTTGCTGGGAAAGTCACCTTCGACATCCGCGCCGAGTTGTACCGAAAGATGCAGGAGCTAACCCTTCGGTTCTTCGACCGCAAGCAGGTAGGCGGCCTCATCTCCCGCATGACCCGAGACACCGATTTCCTGTATTACTTCGCGGTGGACGGGATCATGGAACTGATCGTGAACGGGCTCATGATCCTGGGTATCGGTGCGGTCCTGTTCGCGATCCAGCCGCTGCTCGCAGCTCTGGTGCTGATCCCCGCGCCGGTCATGGCCTTCATGACTCACTTCATGTTCCGGCGTATCCGGCGGGTCTATCACCGTCTGTGGCATCGTTGGTCGAAGATGAGTGCGACTATCGGCGAGGCGCTGTCAGGGATCCGCGTGGTGAAAGCTTTCGCGCAAGAGCCCCGGGAATCTGCCCGGTTCGTCCGGGACGCCGAGTCGCTCTTCACCCAGGGCGTGCAGGCCGAGCGCATCTGGGTCACCTTCTTCCCGATCCTGGACCTCGCGACGGTCATCGGGTCACTCCTGGTGTGGTTCATCGGCGGCCTCATGGTGCTGCGTTCCACGGGACCGGACGGCACCTCGCTGGGCGACCTGGTGCGCTTCCAGGCGTATATCGGCATGTTTTACGGGCCGCTTCAGAGCCTGGGGCGGATCTTCAGTTGGGCCCAGCGGGCGCTCACCGCGGGCGAGCGGGTCTTTGAGGTCATCGACAGCGAACCCGAAAGCTACGACTCGCCGGACGCGGTGCCCCTTCCCGACCTCAAGGGCGAGGTGGAGTTCCGCAAGGTGGACTTCGGGTACAAGAAGCACCTGCCGGTCCTCAAGAAGGTCGACCTGCATGTGAAGCCCGGAGAGATGATCGGTCTGGTCGGTCACAGCGGTGCGGGCAAGAGCACCATGATCAACCTGATCTGCCGTTTCTACGATGCCGACGAAGGCGAGATACTCATCGACGGGGTGGACATCCGGAACGTGAAGCTGCACGACCTGCGGCACCAGATCGGAATCGTGCCCCAGGAGTCCTTCCTGTTCAGCGGGACGATCGCCGAGAACATCGCCTACGCAAAGCCCGATGCGACTCGGGATGAGATTGTGCGCGCGGCCAGGGCAGCGAACGCCCACGACTTCATCCGCAAGCGCCCGGACGGATACGACTCCGAAGTCGGCGAACGCGGCAGCCGGCTGTCGGGTGGCGAGAAGCAGCGCATCGCCATCGCGCGGGCAATCTTGCACGACCCGAAGATCCTGATCCTTGACGAGGCGACGGCATCCGTAGACACGGAAACGGAGCAGCAGATCCAGCAGGCAATCGAGCGGCTCATCCGGTCGCGCACCACCTTCGCCATCGCTCACCGGCTCTCGACCCTGCGCAATGCTGACCGGCTGTGCGTCATCAAGGAGGGGTCAATCGTCGAGGTGGGCACCCATGACGAATTGCTGGCCAAAGAGAACGGCGAATATGCGAAACTGGTGAAAATGCAGGCGGAGATATCGAAACTGAAGGCGGTCGACGGGTAGCCGAGATCGCCTGACTTCAGGGAGACGGACTGAGGATGGCTGAGGCAGCGCCTGAGAAGAAGCCTCCCGAACCCGCGGCGGATGAATACATGCTGGACCCGGCGAAGCTCAAAGTGTTCCGTGCCGAGGACGGCACCCCGCGGCTCGAGATTGCCGGCGACCGCACGGTTCTGCGCCTGCGGGTTGCGCGGCTGTTCCCGATTACGCGGCGGCGCGAGTTCATCAGTTTCGCTGACGGTGACGACAAGGAAGTGGGGGTGCTGCGAGAACTGCGCTCACTCCCCAAGCCCATGCGGCGGATCATCCTGGAGGAACTGCGCAGGCAGTATTTCGTCCCCGAGATCACCCGGGTGCACTCCCTCAAGGACGAGTTCGGGGTGCTCTATTGGGACGTAGACACCAGCCGCGGGCGCAGGAAGTTCGTGGTGCGCGAGGCGCGCGACAACATCCGCGAGTTCGAGAGCGGCCGGATGCAGATCACCGACGTGGACGGCAACCTGTTCGAGATTCCGGACATCGACCGTCTTCCGGGGAAGGATGTGGGGGAGTTGCACCGGTTATTGTGAACGTTGGCCTCGATTCTTCGGGGCCTGACGGCGAAGG
Above is a window of Armatimonadota bacterium DNA encoding:
- a CDS encoding ABC transporter ATP-binding protein, which produces MAFTAKPSEGLAPKLEGLLAEGERIVFCLDSDIGPDGDYGEQSLVLTDRRLGVLTPNGQADPRFFDIESVEEVKAEMLVGSGLLTATISGRRVELLQYTNSLIHDFTRAAKAVSDLVKEKKPVSLDVLNADSDEKRCSKCGRVLPGWSDTCIVCVDKSRVLKRIAGYGRPYWPLLSVALLLSLMTTATTLVPPYLSGTLVDDVLTPPSKHPEWLLPVILAMLGARVVAMLIGMGRGWIMVWLAGKVTFDIRAELYRKMQELTLRFFDRKQVGGLISRMTRDTDFLYYFAVDGIMELIVNGLMILGIGAVLFAIQPLLAALVLIPAPVMAFMTHFMFRRIRRVYHRLWHRWSKMSATIGEALSGIRVVKAFAQEPRESARFVRDAESLFTQGVQAERIWVTFFPILDLATVIGSLLVWFIGGLMVLRSTGPDGTSLGDLVRFQAYIGMFYGPLQSLGRIFSWAQRALTAGERVFEVIDSEPESYDSPDAVPLPDLKGEVEFRKVDFGYKKHLPVLKKVDLHVKPGEMIGLVGHSGAGKSTMINLICRFYDADEGEILIDGVDIRNVKLHDLRHQIGIVPQESFLFSGTIAENIAYAKPDATRDEIVRAARAANAHDFIRKRPDGYDSEVGERGSRLSGGEKQRIAIARAILHDPKILILDEATASVDTETEQQIQQAIERLIRSRTTFAIAHRLSTLRNADRLCVIKEGSIVEVGTHDELLAKENGEYAKLVKMQAEISKLKAVDG
- a CDS encoding DUF1854 domain-containing protein, with translation MAEAAPEKKPPEPAADEYMLDPAKLKVFRAEDGTPRLEIAGDRTVLRLRVARLFPITRRREFISFADGDDKEVGVLRELRSLPKPMRRIILEELRRQYFVPEITRVHSLKDEFGVLYWDVDTSRGRRKFVVREARDNIREFESGRMQITDVDGNLFEIPDIDRLPGKDVGELHRLL